The Cellulophaga sp. RHA19 genome includes the window AAATTTAGGTTTAACAGGACTTGGACTTTAATTAATTAATAATTGAAACGATAAATGTATGTATCAATTTTATACAAAAGCTGTATCAATTTTAAACACTCATCTACACAAACCACAAAACAAACACTTAAACAACTAATTTTAAATTAGTTAGACACTCATTACATTATCAAACTTAATTGATTCAAATAAGAAAGTGTTTCTTAAAATTGAAGCGTAACTTGCACTTCACTTTAAAAACTAATAATAAAGATAAATACGCTTAAATAGTGTAGGCTGGCATAAATATTGATTTCTTTTTAAAGAAAATAAATTAAGTCATAATATCTTTTTAACGATATAAAAATAAACTACTGTTCCCCAAACAGGAAGCCTTACTAATATATATTAGCAAGGCTTTTTAGGTTAAAATTATTTTTTTAGATATTCTCTTAATTTTATAAAAGGTGCTGTTTTACGGTTTTTAAAAGCGTGTATAAAACTACTTATTATTAAAATACCTGCAGCAGCATAGGCAATATAAACTAACTGCTCCTCTACTCCTTTATTAGCAATTGCAATTGCAATTAAAGCCCAAGCGCCAACAAGGGCAAACTCTCGCATATTACGTGTCCATGTTACAATTAAGTTAATTATCACTGCTATTACAATCATTATAATAGTCCATACAAAAGGTGCTATACCAAAACCACCCCAATTAGTTTTTACTAAGTATGCAGATACATTTGCAATACTAGCAACAGTTACCCAGCCAGCATACAATACAAAAGGCCACCATAAAAATGCAATTACAGTAATTGGCGCATCCCACAACTCCATTTTATTATTTAATATGATTTTTAAAATTGAAAAAAGTAATATAAAAATAAATACACAAGACAATGCCGTGTAACCATATATCCAACTAACAATCCAAAAACAATTGGCTAAACAAGAAATTACAAACCACCATCCTATTTTTAATACAAAGTCATTATCTCTAACCCTTACAACTAGGCTCCTGCCTTGATATAGTATAAAAACAAACAACAAAAGATAAATAACCCCCCATATAGAAAAAGCATAACCAGCAGGTGTAAATAAGGTTTTTAAACCTCCAGACACCTCTCCTATAGTTGTACCATTCATTTTACCTGTATTAGACAAGTAATTTACTATTAACGTAGAAATAAATGCAATACCGTTAGCTATTTGTAAACTTTTCTTCATCTTTTTTCTTTTTCTATAAGTTACAAAAGTAATACTGCAAAACCAATTCTGTTTTGCTAGTTTTGTAAGTATGTAAAGTAACTATAAAATACAAATGAGCAAGAAAAAACCAATTTCAAAAATAATATATGTCTTTGCTGCGCTACTTTCAATTTGGGCAACAATTCTTATTTTTCAAAGATTATTTTTAAATGATATGGATTATTACAACCCATATAACAACGAGCTTGTTTTTCCTCTTTTTATATGTCTATTTTACATTAGCTTATGTATGTGGCTTATTCCTAAAATGAAAAATAAAATTTTTAGAAATTTCATTTTTATAATTAGTCCACTATTATTAATATCATATGCGTTTTTTGACATTGCAGATAGCAATAAAATAGAATTTGGCACTACTTGGACAGCATCAGAAGTTTTTATAGAGTTAGTATATAGTAAAACCTATTTTATACCTTTATTATTAATTGGTATGTCTTTAAACTTTATAGTAAATCTATGGTATTACAATAGTAAAGCTAAATAAATTAACTGTAGAGAGTATAAGTGTTTTTTAGTAACAGGCTTTGTATTTTACAAAATATTGCTTGAGTAGATAAAATATTTGGTGATAATATTAGACGTAAAGATGGAAATTCTGACCTTATAATCAAGCCCCAAGCGTCAAAAAATGACTGGTTTGGTGCTAAAAAAATTGAAGCTAAGCTTTACTTACAAAACATAAAGTTCTAATAAAATAAAATTTTATAATAAAAAAAAGCCACCGTAATGGTGGCTTTCATATTTTAGATAATTATAAACTTATAACCATCTCCTTCAGAGAAGTAAAGATTTTTATGGTTCTTCTTAAACCAATTTCCCCATTCCTTATCTGTTTTAAAGGTTTGCTTAGTATATCTTAATAACAAGCGGTACGCCATTTCTTTATCTCTTCCAATTTTTAACATAGATACAGCCTTCTCTAACAATTTAATATCATTATTTGCTATACCAAGAGACTTAGCATCTTCGTCTAAAATCATTTTATACCAACCATACTTTTCAGGATAAAAATAGTCTAAGTTTTCTTTATAATAGTTTTCATTAACTCTTTTAATTTATTGTCTAACTCTTCCTTAGTTGGGTTTCTTAAAATAATTTTTCTGTTGCTATCTATTAATAAGGTGGTTGGCAAATGTGGTACCCCATAAGATTTTGCTACAGCTCCGTACGCATGATTTTCACTAGGGTCATAAACGTGACTCCAAGGTGTTTGATCTTCTATTATTGCTTTCTCCCATTTTTCTTTTTCATCTGCTGTACCAACACCAACAATTGTAAAGCCTTTTTCTTTATATTGTTTTCTTAGTTCTTTTAAATGAGGAAAAGATGCTCTGCATGGCACGCACCAACTAGCCCAAAAATCTACTAAAATATATTTGCCCTCTACCTTAGACAGGGTTAACTCTTCTCCTTTATTGGTATTTAAAGTAAAGTCTGGAGCTGTATTACCTACACCAATATTTTCAAAATTATCTTTATATATTTTTGTAATAAAACCTTTAAAAAAAGCCGTTTTACGAGCGTCACCTTTAAAAATGTTGTAAAATTCTTTTAACTCGTCTCTCGTCATTCTACCTTCTGTATACTGTACTCCCAAAACATATGGAGCCAAAGTAGAGCTAGGGTTTTCTCTAACGTAATTGTATTTTAAAGCAACACGTTCATCATTTCTTTGTAACATTAAAGGTCTAAGTTCTTCCTGTAATACCATTGCTTTATTAAGATCTTCTTTACTTTTAGTTTCTTTGGCTTTTGCGTATAATTCTCTAATTTTTTCTAATGGCTTATATTTTTCGTTATTAAATAAACTTTCTTGTAATTTCTTTATTTTCTCATACTCATCATTAGACTTAGAACCTTTAACATCTAATGTAAATCTAATATCTCTCCCTGTTATATTAGATACGTCTCCACTTACAGTTATATCACTGTTTTCTATGAAAAAAGAACTAACATATTTATCTACCATAAGGGTGACTTGATCCGGAAACTCTACTTTACCAGAAAACTGAAACTTACCATCTTTAATTATTGTACTATCTAAAACTACAGCTTCATTAAAGTTTAAAGAGCTACTACTTAATAGCTTTGCATAAGTATTATTTGCTCCCTTTATTATTCCGTTTATAGTGTAACCTTCAAATTTTGGTTGTTCTTTTTGCTTTTCTTTACAAGAATAAAAAGCGGTAGTTACACTTATAAATACTACTAATACTTTTAATATTGATCTCATATTATCATATTTTATTTTAATAACTCTTCTAACATTTCAAATGCTTCTTCTCCACCGCCAACAAAGCGTTTAACAATGTTACCTCGTCTGTCTATAATAAACTTTGTTGGAAAACCTTGTACATTAAACCTATTTACAAAATTGTCTGTTGTGTTAGCTTTATCACTTAATAACTGCTGCCAACCATACCCATTCTTGGTTACAAAAGCCGCAATTTTTTCTTTTGTATCACCAGAGTTAATTCCTAATACAACTAAATTATCTTTATGTTTTTCCTGAAACTCTTTTACCTGAGGCATTTCTGCTACACAAGGTCCACACCATAACCCCCAAAAATCTATTAATATATACTTCCCTTTTAATGAGTTAATATTAAACTCTTTACCCTCTAGGGTTGCTGTTGTTTTTATAGATGGTACTGGTGAGCCATCTGCAGTAGCTTTTATTCCGTTTATACGTAATTCTACGGCTTTATAATCTGGATACTCAGCCAAGTCTCTAGATAAAGAAGCAAATAACTCCTCTGCCTCTTCATTAGTAACTTGTGTACGCAGAATTAAATCATTTAAATACCAAGCTGAGGCTACAGAATTTGGATTACTTTTAATATGATTTGTTAAAGCTTTAATAGATTTGGCATAAATTGCTTCTGCTTGTTTATTGTTTGCTTTTATTTGCACAGAATCTGTCTCATAAGTATTTTTTACCGCTAAGTTTCCCATTTGGTTATACATTGGGTACATTAACTTATTTGCTTTAGCTAAACTGTTGTTAAATTTATCGCCGCTTGGGTAAGCATTCATAAAATCTGTTGCCTCTCCTTTTACTGTAACATTTGCTCCAGGAAAAGCGTAAAAATTTAGATAAGCGCTTTTTACAGGAAACATTCCCTTACCTCCTTTTGGTTTTTTAAAAAGTTCTCCATCAGGACCATTAAAACCAGGGTATACCCGTATCTGAGACATATTTGAAATAGTACTAGAAAAACTAAATTTTCCGTCTGTTACAATTATAGAGTCTGGTAAAGTTTCTCTTGTATACTTTTTATCTGGATGTCTAAAATACAAGTTACCTTTTAACCCTTTTATTTCTCCTTTAAGTGTAAAAGTATCTTTTGTATCTTGGGCATTAACACTACCTAATAAAGCTAAACTAGCTGTAAAGGATAAAACAATGTTCTTTATCAATTTCATATTATAATTATTTTATTACTTAAAAAGCTCTTTTAGTTTAGCATCTAACTCTTCTTTAGATGGGTTTCTTAATACAATTGTTCTATCACGATCTATTAATAGTGTTGTAGGTAAATGAGGAACACCATAAGATTGCGCTACTGGACCGTAAGCATGGTTTTCACTTACATCATAAACATGATTCCAAGGCGTTTTATCTTCTTCAATTGCTTTCTTCCATTTTTCTTTTTCATCTGCTGTACCTACACCAACAATTGTAAATCCTTTTTCTTTATACTGTTTTCTTAGTTCTTTTAAATGAGGAAAAGATGCTCTACATGGCACGCACCAACTAGCCCAAAAATCT containing:
- a CDS encoding TlpA disulfide reductase family protein, with amino-acid sequence MRSILKVLVVFISVTTAFYSCKEKQKEQPKFEGYTINGIIKGANNTYAKLLSSSSLNFNEAVVLDSTIIKDGKFQFSGKVEFPDQVTLMVDKYVSSFFIENSDITVSGDVSNITGRDIRFTLDVKGSKSNDEYEKIKKLQESLFNNEKYKPLEKIRELYAKAKETKSKEDLNKAMVLQEELRPLMLQRNDERVALKYNYVRENPSSTLAPYVLGVQYTEGRMTRDELKEFYNIFKGDARKTAFFKGFITKIYKDNFENIGVGNTAPDFTLNTNKGEELTLSKVEGKYILVDFWASWCVPCRASFPHLKELRKQYKEKGFTIVGVGTADEKEKWEKAIIEDQTPWSHVYDPSENHAYGAVAKSYGVPHLPTTLLIDSNRKIILRNPTKEELDNKLKELMKTIIKKT
- a CDS encoding TlpA disulfide reductase family protein, whose product is MKLIKNIVLSFTASLALLGSVNAQDTKDTFTLKGEIKGLKGNLYFRHPDKKYTRETLPDSIIVTDGKFSFSSTISNMSQIRVYPGFNGPDGELFKKPKGGKGMFPVKSAYLNFYAFPGANVTVKGEATDFMNAYPSGDKFNNSLAKANKLMYPMYNQMGNLAVKNTYETDSVQIKANNKQAEAIYAKSIKALTNHIKSNPNSVASAWYLNDLILRTQVTNEEAEELFASLSRDLAEYPDYKAVELRINGIKATADGSPVPSIKTTATLEGKEFNINSLKGKYILIDFWGLWCGPCVAEMPQVKEFQEKHKDNLVVLGINSGDTKEKIAAFVTKNGYGWQQLLSDKANTTDNFVNRFNVQGFPTKFIIDRRGNIVKRFVGGGEEAFEMLEELLK